Proteins from a genomic interval of Amycolatopsis sp. cg13:
- a CDS encoding DMT family transporter, giving the protein MVWGFLCALLSAVAYGVASVMQAVAAKAAPDEGGSGVDPRLLLRVLRQWKFVVGLLLDGVGFVAQIAALHVLPLFLVQATQAASLAVTAVAVRVFGVRLGAREWTAVGVMCAGLALLGSSAESEGSTEVGLAFRLTLAGAAVALGIAGLLVGRASDRVRTAGLGLVAGLCFGLVAVAGRVIPSLAPLDLLRDPALYVVAVAGALAMLFFATALQRGSVTTATAMMVLGETVMPSLIGVVLLGDRTRPGFAVVALIGFVLAVAAALALARFGEPEPAVSAEEQPPETEPASRDAHR; this is encoded by the coding sequence ATGGTGTGGGGATTTCTGTGCGCGCTGCTGTCCGCGGTGGCCTACGGCGTCGCTTCGGTCATGCAGGCGGTGGCCGCGAAGGCCGCCCCCGACGAGGGCGGTTCCGGCGTCGATCCGCGCCTCCTCCTGCGCGTGCTGCGACAGTGGAAGTTCGTCGTCGGCCTGCTGCTAGACGGCGTCGGCTTCGTCGCGCAGATCGCCGCCCTGCACGTCCTGCCGCTCTTTCTCGTGCAGGCCACCCAAGCCGCAAGCCTCGCGGTAACAGCAGTCGCGGTGCGGGTCTTCGGCGTCCGGCTCGGTGCCCGGGAATGGACCGCCGTAGGCGTCATGTGCGCCGGACTCGCGTTGCTCGGTTCGTCGGCAGAAAGCGAGGGCTCAACTGAGGTCGGCCTGGCCTTCCGCCTGACGCTGGCCGGTGCCGCCGTCGCACTGGGAATCGCCGGACTCCTAGTCGGCCGCGCCAGCGACCGCGTCCGCACCGCCGGACTAGGCCTGGTCGCCGGCCTGTGCTTCGGCCTGGTCGCGGTCGCCGGACGGGTCATCCCCAGCCTCGCACCTCTGGACCTGCTGCGCGATCCCGCCTTGTACGTCGTCGCCGTCGCAGGCGCTCTGGCGATGCTGTTCTTCGCCACCGCCTTGCAACGCGGCAGTGTCACAACGGCCACCGCCATGATGGTGCTCGGCGAAACAGTCATGCCGTCGCTGATCGGCGTCGTGCTGCTCGGCGACCGCACCCGCCCCGGCTTCGCCGTCGTCGCGCTGATCGGTTTCGTCCTCGCCGTCGCCGCCGCCCTGGCGCTGGCCCGATTCGGCGAACCCGAACCAGCCGTCTCAGCCGAAGAACAGCCCCCGGAAACCGAGCCCGCCAGCCGCGACGCCCACCGGTAG
- a CDS encoding ABC transporter substrate-binding protein gives MHLRNVLAAALLLTGLAACSSSASDGRAPVPAAVSPAELKKVTLRVGDQKGGVKSLLTAANQLSGAPYRIEWSTFTSGPPLLEAASAGAIDVGRVGNTPPIFAAASKAKISVVSVAKSNVERETILVPPDSPLTDVASLRGKTVGVAKGSSAHGQLLNTLKKAGLSTKDIKLSFLQPSEAFAAFTQHQIDAWAIWDPYTAQAQIDAHARVLADGRGASNGLAFETASTTALADPGKNSAIKDFVQRVVKAQLWANSHPDEWARAWAAETGLKPEVAKKAVSAGRDRPIPLDDSVVASEQQLSDAFTNEGTLPGKVDFAAFVDRRYGPDIEAARRNG, from the coding sequence GTGCACCTGCGTAACGTCCTGGCCGCGGCGCTTCTGCTGACCGGGCTCGCCGCCTGCTCGTCGTCCGCTTCGGACGGTCGCGCGCCGGTGCCCGCCGCGGTGTCGCCCGCCGAGCTGAAGAAGGTCACGCTTCGCGTCGGCGACCAGAAAGGCGGGGTGAAATCCCTGCTCACGGCTGCGAATCAGCTGAGCGGCGCGCCGTACCGGATCGAATGGTCGACCTTCACCTCCGGGCCGCCGTTGCTGGAGGCGGCGTCGGCGGGCGCGATCGACGTCGGCCGGGTCGGCAATACGCCGCCGATTTTCGCGGCGGCGTCGAAGGCGAAGATCTCCGTGGTGAGCGTGGCGAAGAGCAATGTGGAACGGGAAACCATTCTGGTGCCGCCGGATTCGCCGCTGACCGATGTCGCGTCTTTGCGGGGCAAGACGGTCGGTGTGGCGAAGGGGAGTTCGGCGCACGGCCAGCTGCTGAATACGCTGAAGAAGGCCGGTTTGTCCACAAAGGACATCAAGCTCTCGTTCCTGCAACCGTCCGAGGCGTTCGCCGCGTTCACCCAGCACCAGATCGACGCGTGGGCGATCTGGGACCCGTACACCGCGCAAGCCCAGATCGACGCGCACGCCCGGGTGCTCGCCGACGGTCGCGGCGCGTCCAACGGGCTCGCCTTCGAGACGGCCAGCACGACCGCGCTCGCCGATCCGGGCAAGAACTCGGCGATCAAGGATTTCGTGCAGCGCGTGGTGAAAGCCCAGCTGTGGGCCAATTCGCATCCGGACGAGTGGGCGCGCGCGTGGGCGGCGGAGACCGGGCTGAAGCCGGAGGTGGCGAAGAAGGCCGTTTCCGCCGGGCGGGACCGGCCGATCCCGCTGGACGATTCCGTCGTCGCGTCCGAGCAGCAGCTTTCCGACGCGTTCACCAACGAGGGCACGCTGCCCGGGAAGGTCGACTTCGCGGCGTTCGTCGACCGCCGTTACGGGCCCGACATCGAGGCCGCGAGGAGGAACGGATGA
- a CDS encoding ABC transporter ATP-binding protein, with amino-acid sequence MTTTPPTTSRQVLRSAITGQRKSVLSASILAAGHQGGEALVPVVIGVVLDRAAGDSSALTLLGWLAVLAVVFLVLSSSYRFGARAAERASERAAHEIRLAVSRRVLHPRGGAESGSLAGELASVGTSDARRVGMVNAVLPFGIAALAGLVVSAVVLLRMSVPLGLLVLLGTPPLLFLAHLIGKPLEKRSELEQERAAHASGVAADLVSGLRVLKGIGAEPAATARYRRTSRDSLRATIRAARAQAWHNGALLALTGIFIAIVALVGGSLAANGEISVGDLVAAVGLAQFLQTPFTIFAWVNGQLAQGRASAGRVAAVLSAPPAVPDGTGELPVPASGSVTFSAVSQGKLRELDLTVPPGELLGVVTTDPATATDLLDCLGRFADPSSGAVHVDAVNLSTVDPERVRDVVLVAAHDTDLFEGTVEDNVRGGMPAIPDGVLTASAADEVAATLPSGTATTVTERGRSLSGGQRQRVALARSLATEATVLVLHDPTTAVDTVTEARIATGVAELRRNRTTIVVTTSPALLAATDRVVLIEDGQVVAEGSHAQLVRAEAAYRAAVLS; translated from the coding sequence GTGACCACCACCCCACCCACCACAAGCCGCCAAGTCCTCCGCAGCGCCATCACCGGCCAACGGAAATCCGTCCTCTCCGCCTCCATCCTCGCCGCAGGTCACCAAGGCGGCGAAGCGCTCGTCCCCGTAGTGATCGGCGTCGTACTCGACCGAGCCGCAGGCGACAGTTCCGCCCTCACCCTCCTCGGCTGGCTCGCCGTACTCGCCGTCGTCTTTCTCGTGCTCTCGTCCAGCTACCGTTTCGGCGCGCGAGCCGCCGAGCGGGCGTCCGAGCGGGCCGCGCACGAGATCCGGCTCGCGGTCAGCCGTCGGGTCCTGCATCCTCGCGGCGGAGCGGAAAGCGGCTCGCTCGCCGGGGAATTGGCGAGCGTCGGGACTTCGGACGCCCGCCGCGTCGGGATGGTCAACGCGGTGCTTCCGTTCGGCATCGCAGCACTCGCGGGGCTGGTCGTGAGCGCGGTGGTGCTCCTCCGGATGTCCGTGCCGCTCGGGCTGCTCGTCCTCCTCGGCACGCCGCCCCTGCTCTTCCTCGCCCACCTCATCGGCAAACCGCTCGAGAAACGCAGCGAACTGGAGCAGGAACGCGCCGCGCACGCCTCGGGCGTCGCCGCCGATCTCGTCAGCGGGCTGCGCGTCCTGAAGGGCATCGGCGCGGAACCGGCGGCAACAGCACGCTATCGCCGCACCAGCCGCGATTCCCTGCGGGCGACCATCCGCGCCGCCCGCGCACAGGCTTGGCACAACGGCGCACTGCTCGCCCTCACCGGGATCTTCATCGCGATCGTCGCACTCGTCGGCGGCTCGCTCGCCGCGAATGGCGAGATTTCCGTCGGCGATCTGGTCGCCGCTGTCGGACTGGCCCAGTTCCTCCAGACACCGTTCACCATCTTCGCCTGGGTCAACGGCCAGCTCGCCCAGGGCCGCGCCTCCGCCGGACGAGTCGCCGCCGTGCTCAGCGCTCCCCCAGCTGTCCCGGACGGAACCGGCGAGCTGCCCGTCCCAGCGAGCGGCAGCGTGACGTTTTCCGCGGTATCGCAAGGAAAACTCCGCGAGCTCGACCTCACCGTCCCGCCCGGCGAGCTGCTCGGCGTCGTCACCACCGACCCCGCCACGGCCACCGATCTCCTTGACTGCCTGGGCCGGTTCGCCGACCCCAGCAGCGGAGCCGTCCACGTCGACGCTGTCAATCTGTCCACTGTGGACCCAGAACGAGTCCGCGACGTCGTCCTCGTCGCGGCGCACGACACCGATCTGTTCGAAGGCACCGTAGAAGACAACGTCCGCGGCGGAATGCCCGCGATCCCCGACGGAGTGCTCACCGCCTCAGCCGCCGACGAGGTTGCCGCGACTCTCCCGTCCGGCACCGCTACGACGGTCACCGAACGCGGGCGATCGCTGTCCGGCGGGCAACGACAACGCGTCGCCCTCGCGCGCTCTCTCGCCACGGAAGCGACAGTCCTGGTGCTGCACGATCCGACCACCGCCGTCGACACCGTCACCGAAGCCCGCATCGCCACCGGAGTGGCGGAACTGCGCCGGAACCGGACGACGATCGTGGTCACCACCAGCCCGGCCCTGCTCGCCGCGACCGACCGGGTCGTGCTGATCGAAGACGGCCAGGTCGTCGCGGAAGGCAGCCACGCCCAACTGGTCCGCGCCGAGGCGGCTTACCGAGCGGCGGTGCTGTCATGA
- a CDS encoding GntR family transcriptional regulator, with translation MRDQAVSTPGGIAQALRDDLLDGVLEPGTRLTEESLSARFGAGRHSVRSGLQTLVSEGLLEHQRNKGIVVPAVTAERIDAMCSYRSILELGALRLALLQGANFAAVDEAVRHLEAMTAETPWRHVIEAHSAVHAEIVAASGNPRVVAAHRACANELNCMLATIRAESSAEHLATTHRHLVGQLRAGGESALKALDDDLELGGRAMMHLALRRRSEVPHLLS, from the coding sequence GTGCGCGATCAGGCGGTCAGTACGCCAGGCGGCATCGCGCAAGCCCTCCGCGACGATCTCCTGGACGGCGTCCTCGAACCCGGGACGCGGCTCACCGAGGAATCGCTGAGCGCGAGGTTCGGCGCCGGGCGACATTCGGTGCGGTCCGGGCTTCAGACGCTGGTGTCCGAAGGGCTTCTCGAACACCAGCGCAACAAGGGAATCGTCGTGCCCGCGGTGACCGCCGAACGCATCGACGCGATGTGCTCGTACCGGTCGATCCTGGAACTGGGCGCGCTGCGCCTCGCGCTTCTCCAAGGCGCGAACTTCGCCGCTGTCGACGAGGCCGTGCGGCACCTCGAAGCGATGACCGCCGAAACCCCGTGGCGGCACGTGATCGAGGCGCACAGCGCGGTGCACGCGGAAATCGTGGCCGCCAGCGGGAATCCTCGCGTGGTCGCCGCGCACCGGGCCTGCGCGAATGAGCTGAACTGCATGCTCGCGACCATCCGCGCCGAGTCCTCCGCCGAGCACCTGGCGACAACCCACCGACATCTCGTCGGCCAGCTCCGCGCTGGCGGCGAGTCGGCCTTGAAGGCGCTCGATGACGACCTCGAACTCGGCGGCCGCGCGATGATGCACCTCGCACTGCGCCGCCGGAGCGAGGTGCCCCATCTGCTCTCGTGA
- a CDS encoding ABC transporter permease, giving the protein MSISTTGVLPRAETAAPKRAPRRRLPSLRRWISPVALVAAWQIASSTGALPPDKLSSPLTVLQAGVDVARSGELGSAFVVSLGRVGAGFALGALAGLLLGAVAGLSRWGEALVDPPVQMLRTLPFLGLIPLFILWFGIGEETKIVLVALGVAFPLYLNVHSGIRTADPQLVEAARALGFTRGERLWHVVLPGALPQALVGLRQSLGVAWLALIVGETVNADAGIGYLINNAREFLRTDVVVVGLVVYAVLGLVTDALVRLLERRALRWRAR; this is encoded by the coding sequence GTGTCGATTTCCACCACGGGCGTGCTGCCGCGCGCCGAAACGGCCGCGCCGAAGCGTGCGCCGCGGCGGCGGTTGCCGTCGCTGCGGCGCTGGATCAGCCCGGTCGCGCTGGTCGCGGCGTGGCAGATCGCCAGCTCGACCGGCGCGTTGCCGCCCGACAAACTCAGTTCTCCCCTGACTGTCCTGCAAGCCGGCGTCGACGTCGCCCGCAGCGGCGAACTCGGCAGTGCCTTCGTTGTTTCGCTGGGCCGCGTCGGCGCGGGGTTCGCGCTCGGGGCGCTGGCCGGGCTCCTGCTCGGCGCCGTCGCGGGGCTGTCCCGGTGGGGCGAGGCGCTGGTCGATCCGCCGGTGCAGATGTTGCGCACCTTGCCGTTCCTCGGGTTGATCCCGCTGTTCATCCTGTGGTTCGGGATCGGCGAGGAGACCAAAATCGTCCTGGTCGCCCTCGGCGTGGCGTTCCCGTTGTATCTGAATGTCCACTCGGGAATCCGCACCGCCGATCCACAGCTCGTGGAAGCCGCGCGGGCGCTGGGGTTCACGCGCGGCGAACGGTTGTGGCACGTCGTTCTGCCGGGTGCGCTGCCGCAGGCGCTGGTCGGGCTGCGGCAGTCGCTCGGGGTCGCGTGGCTGGCGCTGATCGTCGGCGAAACGGTGAACGCGGACGCCGGGATCGGTTATCTCATCAACAATGCCCGCGAATTCCTGCGCACCGACGTCGTGGTGGTCGGGCTCGTGGTCTACGCCGTGCTGGGGCTCGTCACCGACGCGCTCGTCCGGCTGCTCGAAAGGAGGGCCCTGCGATGGCGAGCCCGGTAG
- a CDS encoding MBL fold metallo-hydrolase, translated as MADQLYFRQLLAGRDFAVGDPVATQMVNFAYLIGDRESGEAVLVDPAYAVGDLVETLESDGMRLTGVLATHHHPDHVGGDMMGFSLPGIAELLALRPVPIHVNAQESEWVRRVTGVSDTDLRAHEHDDVVTVGSIDIRLLHTPGHTPGSQCFLVGDRLVSGDTLFLEGCGRTDFPGGDADAIFRSLQWLATLPGDPVVYPGHQYSPESSASLSRVKGTNFVFRPRSLEEWRLMFGG; from the coding sequence ATGGCAGACCAGCTCTACTTCCGCCAACTGCTCGCCGGCCGCGATTTCGCCGTCGGGGATCCCGTCGCGACCCAGATGGTGAATTTCGCTTACCTGATCGGGGACCGCGAATCGGGCGAGGCGGTGCTGGTCGACCCGGCGTACGCGGTGGGCGACCTGGTCGAGACGCTGGAGTCCGACGGGATGCGGCTGACCGGCGTGCTCGCGACGCACCACCACCCCGACCACGTCGGCGGCGACATGATGGGCTTCTCGCTGCCGGGCATCGCGGAACTGCTCGCGCTGCGGCCGGTGCCGATCCACGTCAACGCGCAGGAAAGCGAATGGGTGCGCCGGGTGACCGGCGTGTCGGACACCGATCTGCGCGCCCACGAGCACGACGACGTCGTGACGGTCGGTTCGATCGACATCCGGCTGCTCCACACGCCGGGGCACACGCCGGGAAGCCAGTGTTTCCTGGTCGGCGACCGGCTGGTTTCCGGGGACACGCTGTTCCTGGAGGGCTGCGGCCGGACCGACTTCCCGGGCGGCGACGCGGACGCGATTTTCCGCAGCCTGCAATGGCTGGCGACGCTTCCGGGCGATCCGGTCGTGTATCCAGGACACCAGTATTCGCCGGAGTCTTCGGCGTCGCTGTCGCGGGTGAAGGGGACGAACTTCGTCTTCCGGCCCCGGTCGCTGGAGGAATGGCGGCTGATGTTCGGCGGCTGA
- a CDS encoding ABC transporter ATP-binding protein, which produces MTERELLPVAAGPRVRAVLLDLLRQAKGRAAGSFAFVVGATAIGLLTAPLLGRVVDLVATRQPASALGYPVAGLVLVAVTSAIATAIGVSMLARLGETMLADLRERFIDRALGLPLEQVEKAGSGDLTTRVTNDVSVVAEAVRQALPALARSVLTIVLTLVAMAILDWRFLAAALLAVPIQLHTVRWYVRRATPLYAAQRAAVGAQQQQLLDTIGGAKTVRAFRLADAHVDRVRERSNGAVKLALRGVRLATRFYGRLNLAEFVGLSAVLAAGFLLVGANLATVGVATAAALYFHSLFGPINTALALVDDAQAATASLSRLIGVADLPVPAEPTRVSRPVDASVKAVDIGHSYVDDHPVLRGVDLEVAPGERVALVGASGAGKTTLAKLIAGIHQASKGAVSIGGVPLDQLGPAATRRAVALISQEVHVFSGPLADDLRLAAPEASDDDLQRALAKVGAAEWVEALPDRLATVVGEGGHRLTVTQAQQLALVRLVLADPPVAILDEATAEAGSAGAKTLEAAAAAALEGRTGLIVAHRLTQAAASDRIVVLDAGAVVESGTHDELVAAGGRYATLWTAWSGLRRTE; this is translated from the coding sequence ATGACCGAACGCGAACTTCTGCCCGTCGCCGCCGGACCGCGCGTCCGGGCCGTGCTGCTCGACTTGCTGCGCCAGGCGAAAGGCCGCGCCGCCGGGTCCTTCGCGTTCGTGGTCGGCGCGACCGCGATCGGCCTGCTCACCGCTCCCCTGCTCGGCCGGGTCGTCGACCTGGTCGCCACCCGGCAGCCCGCGTCCGCGCTCGGGTACCCGGTCGCCGGGCTGGTCCTGGTCGCCGTGACGTCCGCGATAGCCACCGCCATCGGCGTCTCGATGCTCGCCCGGCTCGGCGAAACCATGCTCGCCGACCTGCGCGAACGGTTCATCGACCGCGCGCTCGGCCTGCCGCTGGAGCAGGTCGAGAAGGCCGGTTCCGGCGACCTGACCACCCGCGTCACCAACGACGTCTCGGTCGTCGCCGAAGCAGTCCGGCAAGCCCTGCCCGCGCTCGCCCGCTCAGTGCTGACGATCGTGCTCACCCTGGTCGCGATGGCGATCCTCGACTGGCGTTTCCTCGCCGCGGCCCTGCTGGCGGTCCCGATCCAGCTGCACACCGTCCGCTGGTACGTCCGCCGCGCGACCCCGCTGTATGCCGCCCAGCGCGCCGCCGTCGGCGCGCAGCAGCAACAGCTTCTCGACACCATCGGCGGCGCCAAGACGGTCCGCGCGTTCCGTCTCGCGGACGCGCACGTCGATCGGGTCCGCGAACGGTCCAACGGCGCGGTGAAGCTGGCATTGCGAGGAGTTCGGCTCGCGACCCGCTTCTACGGACGCCTGAATCTCGCCGAGTTCGTCGGGCTGTCAGCCGTACTTGCCGCCGGTTTTCTTTTGGTGGGCGCGAATCTCGCGACCGTCGGTGTCGCGACGGCGGCCGCGCTGTACTTCCACAGCCTCTTCGGGCCGATCAACACCGCGCTCGCGCTGGTAGACGACGCGCAGGCGGCGACCGCGAGCCTGTCCCGGCTGATCGGCGTGGCAGATCTCCCCGTGCCCGCCGAACCGACCCGGGTGAGCCGTCCGGTCGACGCGTCGGTGAAGGCCGTCGACATCGGACACTCCTATGTGGACGACCATCCGGTGCTTCGGGGCGTCGATCTGGAAGTCGCCCCAGGTGAGCGAGTCGCGCTGGTCGGGGCAAGCGGGGCCGGGAAAACGACGCTCGCGAAACTGATCGCCGGAATCCACCAGGCCAGCAAGGGTGCGGTGTCGATCGGCGGTGTTCCGCTCGACCAGCTCGGCCCGGCCGCCACCCGTCGCGCGGTGGCGTTGATCAGCCAGGAGGTGCACGTCTTCAGCGGCCCGCTGGCGGATGATCTCCGCCTCGCCGCTCCCGAGGCCAGCGACGACGATCTCCAAAGGGCACTTGCGAAAGTCGGCGCGGCCGAGTGGGTCGAAGCGTTGCCGGACCGGCTCGCGACGGTCGTCGGCGAGGGCGGGCACCGGCTGACCGTCACGCAGGCTCAGCAACTCGCGCTGGTCCGCCTGGTGCTCGCCGACCCGCCGGTGGCGATCCTCGACGAAGCGACGGCCGAAGCAGGCAGCGCAGGGGCGAAAACGCTGGAAGCCGCCGCAGCCGCCGCGCTCGAAGGTCGTACCGGCTTGATCGTGGCGCACCGTCTGACCCAGGCGGCGGCTTCGGACCGCATTGTCGTCCTGGACGCCGGTGCGGTGGTCGAATCCGGGACACACGACGAACTGGTCGCCGCGGGCGGCCGATACGCGACGCTCTGGACCGCCTGGTCCGGCCTCCGCAGGACGGAGTGA
- a CDS encoding ABC transporter ATP-binding protein, whose product MASPVVEVRDLAKKFGDRTVLNRLNLDIGRGEFVALLGRSGSGKSTLLKVLAGLDQEIEGTASIDGTVSVAFQQPRLLPWRKVWRNIVLGLHQDNGRAVAEKALAEVRLAEHADKWPLTLSGGEAQRVSLARALVREPDLLLLDEPFGALDALTRLAMHRLVEDLWRTHKPAVLLVTHDVDEALVLADRILVLGEGHIVAEHVLGQPRPRKAADHAEVRSRVLADLGVTEGAPA is encoded by the coding sequence ATGGCGAGCCCGGTAGTAGAGGTCCGTGACCTCGCGAAGAAATTCGGGGACCGGACTGTCCTCAACAGACTCAACCTGGACATCGGCCGCGGCGAGTTCGTCGCGCTGCTCGGACGAAGCGGGTCCGGGAAGTCGACGCTGCTGAAGGTGCTGGCCGGGCTGGATCAGGAGATCGAGGGCACGGCCAGCATTGACGGGACGGTTTCGGTCGCCTTCCAGCAGCCGCGGTTGCTGCCCTGGCGCAAGGTCTGGCGCAACATCGTGCTCGGCCTGCACCAGGACAACGGCCGCGCTGTCGCGGAGAAAGCGCTAGCGGAAGTGCGGCTCGCGGAGCACGCCGACAAGTGGCCGCTCACGCTCTCCGGCGGTGAGGCGCAACGGGTTTCGCTCGCCCGGGCATTGGTCCGCGAGCCGGATCTGCTGCTCCTGGACGAACCGTTCGGCGCGCTTGACGCGTTGACCCGGCTGGCGATGCACCGGCTTGTCGAGGATCTGTGGCGCACGCACAAACCCGCAGTACTGCTGGTGACGCATGACGTCGACGAGGCGCTCGTACTCGCCGACCGGATCCTCGTCCTCGGCGAAGGCCACATCGTCGCCGAACACGTTCTCGGCCAGCCGCGTCCGCGGAAGGCCGCCGACCATGCCGAGGTGCGCAGCCGCGTCCTGGCCGATCTGGGAGTGACCGAAGGTGCACCTGCGTAA
- a CDS encoding LLM class flavin-dependent oxidoreductase, with product MSVKLHWFLPTTGDGRTIVERFHANKSQGPSAQRPADLDYLAQVARAAERLGFEGVLTPTGTWCEDAWLTTAALIRETNRLKFLVAFRPGVISPTLAAQMAGTFQRLSGGRVLLNIVTGGDAIEQRRFGDWHDHDARYARTDEFLSIVRGVWSGKPFDFAGDHLRVEGATTLAAPDPVPPLYFGGSSAAALPVAARHADVYLTWGEPPAQVAEKIGKVRELAEEAGRTVRFGVRLHTIARDTSAEAWAEAQKLLDALNPEQIAKAQSQLAASESVGQRRMVALHGGKAGATARDLEIHPHLWAGIGLVRGGAGTALVGGYAEIADLIEEYHDAGVSEFVLSGYPHLEEAYWFGEGVRPELGRRGLLDEVPVLRAVPGEQAVAAQ from the coding sequence ATGAGCGTCAAACTGCACTGGTTCCTGCCGACCACCGGGGACGGCCGGACGATCGTGGAACGCTTCCACGCCAACAAGTCCCAGGGGCCGAGCGCGCAGCGGCCGGCGGATCTGGACTACCTGGCGCAGGTCGCCCGCGCGGCCGAGCGGCTCGGGTTCGAGGGCGTGCTGACGCCGACCGGGACCTGGTGCGAGGACGCCTGGCTGACCACCGCCGCGCTGATCCGCGAGACGAACCGGCTCAAGTTCCTGGTCGCGTTCCGCCCGGGCGTCATCTCGCCGACGCTCGCCGCGCAGATGGCGGGCACGTTCCAGCGGCTGTCCGGCGGCCGGGTCCTGCTGAACATCGTGACCGGCGGCGACGCGATCGAACAACGCCGCTTCGGCGACTGGCACGACCACGACGCCCGCTACGCCCGGACCGACGAGTTCCTGTCGATCGTGCGCGGCGTGTGGTCTGGGAAGCCGTTCGACTTCGCTGGCGACCATCTGCGGGTCGAAGGGGCCACGACGCTTGCGGCACCGGATCCGGTGCCGCCGCTGTACTTCGGCGGCTCCTCGGCGGCGGCGCTCCCGGTCGCCGCGCGGCACGCCGATGTGTATCTGACCTGGGGCGAGCCGCCCGCGCAGGTCGCCGAGAAGATCGGCAAGGTACGGGAGCTGGCGGAGGAGGCCGGTCGCACGGTGCGGTTCGGAGTTCGCCTGCACACCATCGCGCGCGACACCTCGGCCGAGGCTTGGGCGGAGGCGCAGAAGCTGCTCGACGCGTTGAATCCGGAGCAGATCGCGAAGGCGCAGTCGCAGCTGGCGGCGAGCGAGTCGGTGGGGCAGCGGCGGATGGTGGCGCTGCACGGCGGCAAGGCCGGGGCGACGGCGCGGGATCTGGAGATCCATCCGCATCTGTGGGCCGGGATCGGGCTGGTCCGCGGCGGGGCGGGGACGGCGCTCGTGGGCGGTTACGCGGAGATCGCGGATCTGATCGAGGAGTACCACGACGCCGGGGTGTCGGAGTTCGTGCTGTCCGGGTATCCGCATTTGGAGGAGGCGTACTGGTTCGGCGAGGGGGTGCGGCCTGAGTTGGGGCGGCGTGGGTTGCTGGACGAGGTGCCGGTGTTGCGGGCGGTGCCGGGGGAGCAGGCGGTGGCTGCGCAGTAG
- a CDS encoding DinB family protein — translation MAEVERVWPDPLDGDEVTVQTRFLDFLRATAVQKVAGLTREQAVATPLPSSPRTSALGVLKHLTAVERWWLVIEAGGADEPSLWPGSPDPSWDLTPEDDVAGVIAAYRAERERAVAALAGLTPEDRTRRSGEFTVRWVLAHVVQETARHVGHLDALRELADGSVGE, via the coding sequence ATGGCGGAGGTAGAACGCGTCTGGCCGGATCCGCTCGACGGCGACGAGGTGACCGTGCAGACGCGGTTCCTCGACTTCCTCCGGGCGACCGCGGTGCAGAAGGTCGCCGGGCTGACCCGGGAACAGGCGGTCGCGACTCCGTTGCCCAGTTCGCCGCGGACCAGCGCGCTGGGCGTGCTCAAGCACCTGACCGCGGTCGAGCGGTGGTGGCTCGTGATCGAGGCGGGCGGGGCCGACGAGCCGTCGTTGTGGCCGGGGTCGCCGGATCCGAGCTGGGATCTGACCCCAGAGGACGACGTCGCGGGGGTGATCGCGGCTTATCGTGCCGAGCGGGAACGGGCGGTGGCGGCGCTGGCCGGGCTGACGCCGGAGGACCGGACGCGGCGGTCCGGGGAGTTCACTGTCCGCTGGGTGCTGGCGCACGTGGTGCAGGAGACCGCGCGGCACGTCGGGCACCTCGACGCGCTGCGGGAGCTCGCCGACGGCTCCGTGGGGGAGTGA